The Lewinellaceae bacterium nucleotide sequence CAGCAATGCGAGAATATTTTTCATAAAGTATTAATTTTGTGTCAAAATGGATCACGTCCAAAAACAATCAAATTAGTTCCCCAAAACGGGTTTTCCTTTAAAACTTACCACCTTTAGAGATTCATTATTCCTGGCGATTATCCAATATTCCCGGCCGCCGACCATGATCTTACGGATGTTTTTTACCTGACCGCCGACCACTTCGCCGCCGGGTTGGGTTACCTCGAAATTCCCCGATCCCTTATTGATCAGGAGGGTACCATAATTGGCATCATACATCCCCATCATGATATTGGCGTCAAAATAATTTCCCATCATGATAAAATCGGGCAGGTCGTCACCGTTTGCATTTATAGGCATAGCCGCGTAGAACGGACTTTGCTGGGCTCCTATTTCCAGGGCACGGGCCTCGAAATTACCTTTGCCGTCATTGATCATCACCATGCTCCTGAATTGATCCGCTTCAAAATAATGCCCCAGTTTTTCCGCCGGAAAAATTTCAGTAAAAGCGGCCTCGGCAAAGTCCCCGGCGTATACAAATTTCTTTTTGACAAAAGGCAACTGCCCCTGCAGCTCCTTTTTGTTATGAAAAGGAATTTCCTTGCCTTTGACATAATAACTCAACACCTGCTCTTTGGTCCCGTTATCATCAAAGTCGGCATAATACATTCTCATGGGTTTCTCAAGGCTTACGGACATTCGGGTATTAAGGCCCTGATTACCTGCCAGCAGATCCATATCTCCGTCATTATCAATATCGCATGGTAAGACAAAATTCCACCAGCCTCTTTCCGGGCAGAGGGTCTTTAGGGTGAAGCGGTCGCCGTCCAGCATTAGGGCTTTGATGCCATCCCATTCCAGGGCGAGCAAAATGTCCTCGTCGCCGTCCTTATCGATATCTGCCCTGGAGCTACCTTTTACAAACCCCAGCAAACCTTCCTCCGGAAGCCACTTGCCGGTGGCATCCAGGAATTTCCCTGTACCGTCGTTGACCAAAAAATAAGACTTGGGTATTTCACCATAGGCCCAGGGTTCGGCCCGGGCTCCGATGAACACATCGGGGAAACCATCACCGGAAAAGTCGAATACCTCCAATCCACCTGAGGTGACAAATACTCCCGGGAATGCATCAGCCTTACGCGACAGGTTTCCGGAACCGTCGTTCAGGTAAAGTAAAGGGGCATTGAACTCACTATTCCCACGAAATTCATTGCCTCCCGTTGCGATGACCAGGTCATTGGCCCCGTCATTATTCACATCCAAGATCATGGCCCGAACATCTTCATAGGTACTATCTTCCCTCATCTCGCTATTCTGTACCCGTTCAAAAGTCCCGTCATTTTTTTGAAAAAAGAGGGCGTTCACCCCCCATTTGGCCGCTCCAACAAAAATATCTTCCAGTCCGTCCCCGTTCAGGTCACCCACTGCAAGAGCCGGTCCGTCGGAGGAGGTGGAAAACGGAATGAGGGCTTCCCTGTCAAATTCCACAAAAGGATTTTCTTCATGAACATAATCCACCCCCAATGCTTTTTCTTCACCGGCCCATTGGTATTCAAAAGATTTATGAATACGATTATAATCAAATACCGGCAGACCGGGTGCCTGAGTGATATAAATTTCAGATCCGCTGACGTCGGTCAGGGTGGTAAAAGTATTGTCCGGCCAAATGACGGTTATGGAATCAACGGTATTCTGGGTTTTGGAAATCACCAACGGTCCGATTCTGGAAGACTGGAATCCCCGTATCTGAAAATTTTCCATATACTGAAGGGCGCCGGACTGATAAACGAGGATTTTGGCCCCAATGGCATCCCTGTTCATCCCATAGGAAGAAAGATGAACCTTCAGCGATTTTCCGGCCGGTTCTTTTACGAGATTCTCATATAAAAATGCCGGGTCATCAATATTATTCGTAACGATATCGAGATCCCCGTCATGGTCAAAATCCGCAAATGCTGCGCTGTTGGAATAACTGACTTTATTGTTCAGTATCCTGGATTCGGCGTCTTCAAAATGGAGAGAAGGCGAACCGATGTAA carries:
- a CDS encoding VCBS repeat-containing protein encodes the protein MALGLSSCNKRQPEPPDYLFELRSTETTGLDFVNALPVELELNIFNYLYYYNGGGIAVADFNNDSLPDIYFTSNLGKEKMFLNQGGLKFKDISDLTDMDGGPNGWSTGASVVDINGDGLLDIYLCQVGKYRILDNNNKLFICTGIDANGIPQYAESAAKYGLDFKGFSTHAGFFDYDLDGDLDMYLLNHSVHQNGTFGPRERFLNTVDSVSGDKLFRNDGGHFTDVTVKAGIQSTVIGYGLGLAFGDVNLDGYPDIYVGNDFHENDYLYINQKDGTFREELNSQIRHTSKFTMGVDMADINNDCYPDIFSLDMLPEDPVILKRSEGEEALDIFRFKLNYGYNHQFAQNALQLNNGNNVFSEIGRYSGVFATDWSWSPLLMDMDLDGQKDLFISNGIPKRMNDIDYINFEAGSEVKFKIQFDHLEDTDLSVINKIPEIKILNKFYIGSPSLHFEDAESRILNNKVSYSNSAAFADFDHDGDLDIVTNNIDDPAFLYENLVKEPAGKSLKVHLSSYGMNRDAIGAKILVYQSGALQYMENFQIRGFQSSRIGPLVISKTQNTVDSITVIWPDNTFTTLTDVSGSEIYITQAPGLPVFDYNRIHKSFEYQWAGEEKALGVDYVHEENPFVEFDREALIPFSTSSDGPALAVGDLNGDGLEDIFVGAAKWGVNALFFQKNDGTFERVQNSEMREDSTYEDVRAMILDVNNDGANDLVIATGGNEFRGNSEFNAPLLYLNDGSGNLSRKADAFPGVFVTSGGLEVFDFSGDGFPDVFIGARAEPWAYGEIPKSYFLVNDGTGKFLDATGKWLPEEGLLGFVKGSSRADIDKDGDEDILLALEWDGIKALMLDGDRFTLKTLCPERGWWNFVLPCDIDNDGDMDLLAGNQGLNTRMSVSLEKPMRMYYADFDDNGTKEQVLSYYVKGKEIPFHNKKELQGQLPFVKKKFVYAGDFAEAAFTEIFPAEKLGHYFEADQFRSMVMINDGKGNFEARALEIGAQQSPFYAAMPINANGDDLPDFIMMGNYFDANIMMGMYDANYGTLLINKGSGNFEVTQPGGEVVGGQVKNIRKIMVGGREYWIIARNNESLKVVSFKGKPVLGN